One Hevea brasiliensis isolate MT/VB/25A 57/8 chromosome 5, ASM3005281v1, whole genome shotgun sequence genomic region harbors:
- the LOC110669035 gene encoding E3 ubiquitin-protein ligase RGLG2 has translation MGSKLSRHQGHYQHDSYNHGAPSLPSSSPYSFHSSRYVEYDERSKLQPRHSYNYGDPSLPSSSPYTPHSSRYIDYDGRSKLQSRYSRIGDDYYSLEQVTQALAQAGLESSNLIVGIDFTKSNEWTGSRSFHRKSLHHLGNSPNPYEQAISIIGRTLSDFDEDSLIPCYGFGDATTHDQEVFSFYPEDRPCNGFEEVLSRYREIVPNVHLAGPTSFAPIIETAIGIVDNSGGQYHVLMIIADGQVTRSVDTRNGQLSPQERSTIDAIGQASEHPLSIVLVGVGDGPWDMMHKFDDNIPSRAFDNFQFVNFTEIMLKNIPMSKKETEFALAALMEIPSQYKATIGLHLLGCQRGIPKRYPLPPPLGNSLVNYNPKRKEPRSNEHRMGFDYDPSCRSVDHSSQSRSCPVCLWSKKDLALGCGHQTCYDCGRDLNLCPICQTYIITRIRLCE, from the exons ATGGGAAGCAAACTGTCAAGGCATCAAGGTCACTACCAACATGATTCATACAATCATGGGGCTCCATCACTCCCAAGCTCTTCGCCATACTCGTTTCATTCTTCAAGATATGTAGAGTATGATGAAAGAAGCAAGCTGCAACCAAGGCATTCATACAACTATGGGGATCCATCACTTCCAAGCTCTTCGCCGTACACGCCTCATTCTTCAAGGTATATTGATTATGATGGAAGAAGCAAACTGCAGTCAAGGTACTCAAGAATTGGTGACGACTACTACTCTCTAGAACAG GTGACACAAGCTCTTGCACAAGCTGGTTTGGAATCTTCCAATCTTATTGTGGGCATTGATTTCACAAAAAGCAATGAATGGACTGGCTCGCGGTCTTTCCACAGGAAGAGCCTGCATCACCTGGGGAATTCTCCGAATCCTTATGAACAGGCAATATCCATAATAGGAAGAACACTTTCAGATTTTGATGAGGATAGCCTTATTCCTTGTTATGGTTTTGGCGATG CCACTACTCATGATCAAGAAGTTTTTAGCTTCTATCCAGAAGATAGGCCTTGTAATGGCTTCGAGGAAGTACTGAGTCGTTACAGAGAAATAGTTCCAAATGTTCATTTAGCTG GACCAACATCTTTTGCCCCAATCATTGAAACTGCCATCGGAATTGTGGACAATAGTGGTGGCCAGTATCATGTTCTCATGATCATCGCTGATGGGCAG GTTACAAGAAGTGTAGATACACGTAATGGGCAGTTGAGTCCTCAGGAGCGTAGTACAATTGATGCTATTGGGCAAGCAAG TGAGCATCCGCTATCGATAGTACTGGTTGGAGTTGGTGATGGACCATGGGACATGATGCATAAATTTGATGACAATATTCCTTCCAGGGCTTTCGATAATTTCCAG TTCGTGAATTTCACAGAGATTATGTTGAAAAACATCCCCATGTCTAAGAAGGAGACTGAGTTTGCTCTGGCTGCACTAATGGAGATACCATCACAATACAAAGCTACAATAGGACTTCATCTCCTGGG CTGTCAGAGAGGTATTCCAAAGAGGTATCCTCTTCCTCCTCCACTTGGAAACAGCTTGGTGAATTACAATCCAAAGCGTAAAGAGCCGAGAAGCAATGAACATAGAATGGGATTTGATTATGATCCTTCTTGCCGTTCTGTGGATCATTCTTCACAGAGCAGG AGTTGTCCTGTGTGTTTATGGAGTAAGAAAGATCTTGCACTTGGATGTGGACATCAG ACGTGTTATGATTGTGGGAGGGACTTGAACTTGTGCCCCATTTGCCAAACCTACATAATCACTAGGATTAGACTGTGCGAGTAA